In Candidatus Zixiibacteriota bacterium, the following are encoded in one genomic region:
- a CDS encoding 4Fe-4S binding protein — MTESEPRTSGEKEPPVNKYEGKLPPLNIFLHWCKGCNICIAFCPQKVLEPDRDGKPILAHPEKCTQCAICWLHCPDFAITSNYK; from the coding sequence ATGACCGAATCCGAACCTCGCACCAGCGGGGAAAAAGAACCACCGGTAAACAAATATGAAGGGAAATTGCCTCCCCTGAATATATTTCTGCACTGGTGCAAGGGATGCAATATCTGCATCGCCTTCTGTCCGCAGAAAGTCCTTGAGCCGGATCGTGACGGCAAACCGATTCTGGCGCACCCGGAAAAATGCACGCAATGCGCCATCTGCTGGCTGCATTGCCCCGATTTTGCCATCACATCGAATTATAAATGA